A stretch of the Odontesthes bonariensis isolate fOdoBon6 chromosome 5, fOdoBon6.hap1, whole genome shotgun sequence genome encodes the following:
- the dhdds gene encoding dehydrodolichyl diphosphate synthase complex subunit DHDDS, protein MSWIQEGELNLFEKIFANVLKAGPIPKHVAFIMDGNRRYARKKNMERQEGHMQGFNKLAETLRWCKYLNIPEVTVYAFSIENFKRTQDEVDGLMELAKQKFERLLEERENLEKHGVCIRVLGDLNMLPLDLQQAIAKAVVSTRTHNKCFLNVCFAYTSRYEITNAVREMAWGVEQGLIKASDVSEALLSECLYSNNSPNPDLLIRTSGEVRLSDFLLWQTSHSCLVFQSVLWPEFSFWNLCDAIIQYQLSHKSIQKARDLYQEEQVLQQLEADRACVAELLQHQGNGKPVDAQRRQEALQRYTFSREARVQDFIQTLKHKRNSFFTDLCRETVFT, encoded by the exons ATGTCGTGGATACAAGAAGGAGAACTAAATCTGTTTGAAAAGATTTTTGCCAACGTCCTGAAG GCTGGACCCATACCCAAACATGTGGCCTTCATCATGGATGGTAATCGGCGCTACGCACGTAAGAAAAACATGGAACGCCAGGAGGGGCATATGCAGGGCTTCAACAAGCTGGCAGAG ACACTACGTTGGTGCAAGTATCTCAACATCCCAGAGGTGACGGTGTACGCCTTCAGCATTGAGAACTTTAAGCGCACTCAAGATGAGGTGGATGGGCTGATGGAGCTGGCCAAGCAGAAGTTTGAGAGGCTGTTGGAAGAGCG GGAAAATCTGGAAAAACATGGTGTTTGTATCCGGGTGCTGGGCGACTTGAATATGCTACCTCTGGACCTTCAGCAGGCTATTGCCAAAGCTGTGGTGTCAACCAGGACTCACAATAA aTGTTTTCTCAATGTGTGCTTTGCCTACACATCAAGATATGAAATCACCAATGCAGTAAGGGAAATGGCTTGGGGAGTGGAGCAGGGTCTGATCAAAGCAAG CGATGTTTCAGAGGCGTTGCTAAGCGAGTGCCTGTACAGCAATAACTCTCCCAATCCCGATTTGCTCATCCGCACATCAGGAGAGGTGCGCCTCAGCGACTTCCTTCTTTGGCAG ACGTCCCACTCCTGCCTAGTGTTTCAGTCCGTTCTGTGGCCAGAGTTCTCCTTCTGGAATCTGTGCGACGCCATTATCCAGTATCAGTTAAGTCACAAATCCATCCAG AAAGCCAGAGACCTCTATCAAGAGGAACAGGTCCTACAGCAGTTAGAGGCGGATCGTGCCTGTGTAGCAGAGCTCTTGCAGCATCAGGGGAATGGAAAGCCAGTCGATGCCCAGAGAAGACAAGAGGCACTGCAACGTTACACTTTCTCCCGAGAAGCACGAGTCCAGGATTTCATACAAACACTGAAGCACAAGAGAAACTCTTTCTTCACTGACTTATGCCGTGAAACTGTCTTTACCTAG